In Osmia bicornis bicornis chromosome 10, iOsmBic2.1, whole genome shotgun sequence, one genomic interval encodes:
- the LOC114876306 gene encoding kazrin isoform X8: MSAAVENGVEASKPRGVFSRAFAKRAQPFEEALTTLNRLNKEGEALALQDDLTTHPTLALMRRILADAQAKFRVMVEENAATGARLDGELERARGECAVLRGELRDVRGALPVVLNNNNGAASNLAAGNSNNNPTGNATASPGQESSNELQQQQSQDDGKRLSAGSSPVDKRSSASDKSASPIEKRSSPVDRKDRSSPIDRRGSPIEKRNGSPSRSPSEKARRAYAPVLEKTRLAGSGGSVDSRSGSASPDRGCGNRSFFHRGGSDRSSVERLRISTNRDSLRSSKEMNDHEKDSDKDLVDGEVRAEEDNEPPGPAPGSRPSSPANSLGIGDPLVASRLSNIHGGGGSTGSVELASTRRLRLENERLVAEVARLRRLLFTGAGRGEVGSEDAALEEEARFVALEMELQHAKEALQALKADRKRLKAEKFDLLNQMKALYGTLEDKERELRDFIRNYEQRMRENEATLGRLQQQGSGIPSEERERERERERWSLLRAARDEADRSLSLAASLADKEAALSHAHATIKELQRQLAERGGGGGICLSDQESLVSFPRGSVNGAATPGAGSSSGGGGCGIIPHMNSQPPLGSTELGVTVGNVGNAAGVGSSGGQAGDRGSCSADSGVRGSSDRESGGATSVGGNLSDSTTDGKKTATTPKDCSPTLSPLNAFSRSMDNSSLSRSVEQLSSPLESEPRRNKQSTPVAAPAAHSRSSATRGGTWGSISRVFARSRHRKAANNSSGGSGSNEGSDGFDPYRSWSPLTEEGYAEKLRLLREAASVPMERWRAPTVLAWLEVALGMPQYGPRCAENIKSGKVLLELNDQELEAGLGVTHPLHRKKLRLAIEEHRHPSLVRYPCIAQLGHTWVSSEWLPDLGLAQYSESFATNMVDARMLDHLSKKELEKLLGVTRKFHQASIVHGIHLLRMLNYDRQALAIRRHQCEQVDTDPLVWTNQRFIRWARNIDLTEYAENLKDSGVHGALVVLEPSFTGDTMATALGIPPAKHMIRRHLTAELEALVVPARGQLEVVPRNSTAGGRPMSTVSAGGSLGRGSRALHLQHHQSSLSALHMTANHSGTVDRRRSSLRTCSLLYLKKLSWKSSQGSLSRAFGLRPRSEKASPSSSSDTGSLASQYMSSARSNSPPPPQLPPRPITSNKRHRRVKSIGDIDYITSPAVSTPV; the protein is encoded by the exons GCAAAATTTCGCGTGATGGTGGAGGAGAACGCAGCGACGGGCGCCCGGCTGGACGGGGAGCTGGAACGAGCTAGGGGCGAGTGCGCCGTGCTCCGTGGCGAGTTAAGGGATGTTCGCGGCGCTTTACCGGTCGTGTTGAACAACAACAACGGGGCGGCTAGCAACCTAGCTGCcggcaacagcaacaacaatcCGACCGGAAACGCGACCGCCAGTCCCGGACAGGAAAGTAGCAACGAGCTACAGCAGCAACAGTCGCAAGATGATGGAAAGAGACTGAGCGCCGGTAGCAGCCCCGTCGATAAGCGAAGCTCGGCCAGCGATAAATCGGCCAGTCCTATAGAAAAAAGGAGCAGTCCTGTGGATAGGAAGGACAGAAGCAGCCCTATCGATCGACGCGGCAGCCCCATAG AGAAACGGAATGGTTCACCGAGTCGCAGCCCGAGCGAGAAGGCGCGACGAGCTTACGCTCCAGTTTTGGAGAAGACGCGGCTGGCCGGTTCCGGCGGAAGCGTGGATTCCCGATCGGGAAGCGCGAGCCCGGATCGAGGATGCGGCAACAGAAGCTTCTTTCATCGAGGCGGGAGCGATCGATCCAGCGTGGAGAGACTTCGAATATCGACGAACCGCGATTCTCTTCGATCTAGCAAGGAAATGAACGATCACGAGAAGGACAGCGACAAGGATCTCGTGGACGGCGAGGTACGAGCCGAGGAGGACAATGAACCACCTGGACCAGCCCCGGGCAGCAGACCCTCGTCGCCGGCTAATTCTCTGG GAATCGGTGATCCATTGGTGGCATCGAGGCTATCAAACATTCATGGCGGAGGAGGTAGTACAGGATCGGTGGAATTAGCTAGCACAAGGAGACTTCGACTGGAGAACGAACGCCTGGTAGCTGAGGTAGCGAGATTGAGAAGATTGTTATTCACCGGAGCGGGACGCGGAGAAGTCGGCTCGGAGGATGCTGCCCTGGAAGAGGAGGCTCGATTCGTTGCACTCGAAATGGAACTGCAACACGCCAAAGAAGCTCTGCAAGCCCTGAAGGCTGATCGTAAGAGGCTGAAAGCTGAAAAGTTCGATCTTCTTAATCAAATGAAGGCACTTTACGGCACCCTCGAGGACAAAGAAAGAGAACTTCGAGACTTTATAAGAAACTACGAACAG CGGATGCGGGAGAACGAGGCGACGTTAGGACGCCTTCAGCAGCAAGGATCCGGCATACCTTCGGAGGAACGTGAAcgggagagagaaagggaacGTTGGAGTCTTTTAAGGGCGGCAAGGGACGAAGCGGATCGAAGCCTCAGCCTGGCGGCTAGTTTGGCCGACAAAGAGGCCGCCCTTTCGCACGCACACGCGACGATTAAAGAG TTGCAGCGTCAATTGGCGGAAAGAGGCGGAGGCGGTGGTATCTGCTTGAGCGACCAGGAATCCTTGGTCTCGTTCCCGAGGGGTAGCGTGAACGGGGCGGCAACACCGGGAGCCGGAAGCagcagcggcggtggcggcTGCGGTATCATCCCTCATATGAATTCTCAACCACCGTTAGGAAGCACCGAGCTAGGAGTGACCGTTGGGAACGTAGGGAATGCGGCAGGTGTTGGTTCCTCCGGTGGTCAGGCTGGCGATCGAGGAAGTTGCAGCGCGGATAGCGGTGTTCGTGGATCCAGTGACCGAGAAAGCGGTGGCGCCACGAGCGTGGGTGGAAATCTTTCCGATTCGACCACCGATGGTAAGAAAA CAGCGACTACACCGAAAGATTGCAGCCCGACGTTGTCGCCTCTGAACGCGTTCTCCAGGTCCATGGACAACTCCTCGTTATCGCGATCCGTCGAGCAGTTGTCGAGCCCGTTGGAATCCGAACCGAGAAGAAACAAGCAGAGTACACCTGTCGCTGCACCTGCTGCGCACTCGCGATCCTCTGCAACTCGGGGAGGCACTTGGGGCTCTATTTCTAG AGTATTCGCGCGTTCGCGGCATCGAAAGGCGGCCAACAACTCGAGCGGAGGAAGCGGAAGCAACGAAGGTTCGGATGGTTTCGATCCTTACCGGTCGTGGTCGCCTCTCACGGAAGAAGGCTACGCCGAGAAGCTTCGTTTGCTCAGAGAAGCCGCATCCGTGCCTATGGAACGATGGAGAGCACCAACCGTGCTCGCCTGGTTGGAGGTTGCTCTTGGAATGCCGCAATACGGGCCTCGATGCgctgaaaatattaaatccgGCAAA GTCTTGCTGGAACTGAACGACCAAGAATTAGAAGCTGGTCTAGGTGTGACACACCCCCTACACAGGAAGAAACTACGTTTAGCCATAGAAGAACACAGACATCCGAGTCTTGTTCGATATCCCTGTATTGCTCAACTGGGTCATACTTGGGTTAGCTCCGAATGGTTACCCGATCTTGGTCTCGCTCAGTATTCCGAAAGTTTCGCCACCAACATGGTGGACGCGAGGATGCTCGATCATCTGAGCAAAAAAGAGTTGGAGAAGTTGCTCGGGGTGACTAGAAAGTTTCACCAGGCCAGCATCGTGCACGGCATTCATCTGTTGCGGATGCTCAACTATGATCgtcaa GCACTCGCGATAAGAAGACATCAGTGCGAACAGGTCGACACGGATCCGCTGGTTTGGACGAATCAGAGGTTCATTCGGTGGGCAAGGAACATTGATCTAACGGAATACGCGGAGAACTTGAAAG ATTCAGGCGTACACGGTGCTCTCGTCGTGCTGGAACCATCATTCACCGGTGACACGATGGCCACAGCCCTGGGCATACCACCTGCGAAACACATGATCAGACGACACCTGACTGCCGAATTGGAAGCTCTCGTCGTTCCAGCAAG AGGTCAGCTGGAGGTGGTCCCGAGGAACAGCACAGCCGGAGGTCGTCCTATGAGCACCGTGAGCGCGGGCGGTAGCCTCGGTCGTGGAAGCAGGGCCCTTCATCTTCAGCATCATCAGAGCTCCCTGTCCGCCCTTCATATGACGGCCAATCACTCGGGAACGGTCGATAGACGCAGATCCAGCCTGAGG ACCTGCAGTCTTCTTTACTTGAAAAAG TTGTCGTGGAAGAGCTCACAG GGATCGTTGAGTCGAGCGTTTGGTTTACGACCGAGAAGCGAGAAGGCATCGCCATCGTCCTCGTCGGATACCGGAAGTTTGGCCAGCCAGTACATGAGCAGCGCCCGCAGCAATTCACCGCCCCCGCCTCAATTACCGCCACGACCGATAACCAGCAACAAGAGGCATCGTCGCGTGAAAAGCATCGGCGACATCGACTACATAACCAGCCCGGCTGTGAGCACGCCTGTCTGA
- the LOC114876306 gene encoding liprin-beta-2 isoform X2 → MSAAVENGVEASKPRGVFSRAFAKRAQPFEEALTTLNRLNKEGEALALQDDLTTHPTLALMRRILADAQAKFRVMVEENAATGARLDGELERARGECAVLRGELRDVRGALPVVLNNNNGAASNLAAGNSNNNPTGNATASPGQESSNELQQQQSQDDGKRLSAGSSPVDKRSSASDKSASPIEKRSSPVDRKDRSSPIDRRGSPIEKRNGSPSRSPSEKARRAYAPVLEKTRLAGSGGSVDSRSGSASPDRGCGNRSFFHRGGSDRSSVERLRISTNRDSLRSSKEMNDHEKDSDKDLVDGEVRAEEDNEPPGPAPGSRPSSPANSLGIGDPLVASRLSNIHGGGGSTGSVELASTRRLRLENERLVAEVARLRRLLFTGAGRGEVGSEDAALEEEARFVALEMELQHAKEALQALKADRKRLKAEKFDLLNQMKALYGTLEDKERELRDFIRNYEQMRENEATLGRLQQQGSGIPSEERERERERERWSLLRAARDEADRSLSLAASLADKEAALSHAHATIKELQRQLAERGGGGGICLSDQESLVSFPRGSVNGAATPGAGSSSGGGGCGIIPHMNSQPPLGSTELGVTVGNVGNAAGVGSSGGQAGDRGSCSADSGVRGSSDRESGGATSVGGNLSDSTTDGKKSTPTITVEGSGLDMDSISVVSSIAPSHIYQSATTPKDCSPTLSPLNAFSRSMDNSSLSRSVEQLSSPLESEPRRNKQSTPVAAPAAHSRSSATRGGTWGSISRVFARSRHRKAANNSSGGSGSNEGSDGFDPYRSWSPLTEEGYAEKLRLLREAASVPMERWRAPTVLAWLEVALGMPQYGPRCAENIKSGKVLLELNDQELEAGLGVTHPLHRKKLRLAIEEHRHPSLVRYPCIAQLGHTWVSSEWLPDLGLAQYSESFATNMVDARMLDHLSKKELEKLLGVTRKFHQASIVHGIHLLRMLNYDRQALAIRRHQCEQVDTDPLVWTNQRFIRWARNIDLTEYAENLKDSGVHGALVVLEPSFTGDTMATALGIPPAKHMIRRHLTAELEALVVPARGQLEVVPRNSTAGGRPMSTVSAGGSLGRGSRALHLQHHQSSLSALHMTANHSGTVDRRRSSLRTCSLLYLKKLSWKSSQGSLSRAFGLRPRSEKASPSSSSDTGSLASQYMSSARSNSPPPPQLPPRPITSNKRHRRVKSIGDIDYITSPAVSTPV, encoded by the exons GCAAAATTTCGCGTGATGGTGGAGGAGAACGCAGCGACGGGCGCCCGGCTGGACGGGGAGCTGGAACGAGCTAGGGGCGAGTGCGCCGTGCTCCGTGGCGAGTTAAGGGATGTTCGCGGCGCTTTACCGGTCGTGTTGAACAACAACAACGGGGCGGCTAGCAACCTAGCTGCcggcaacagcaacaacaatcCGACCGGAAACGCGACCGCCAGTCCCGGACAGGAAAGTAGCAACGAGCTACAGCAGCAACAGTCGCAAGATGATGGAAAGAGACTGAGCGCCGGTAGCAGCCCCGTCGATAAGCGAAGCTCGGCCAGCGATAAATCGGCCAGTCCTATAGAAAAAAGGAGCAGTCCTGTGGATAGGAAGGACAGAAGCAGCCCTATCGATCGACGCGGCAGCCCCATAG AGAAACGGAATGGTTCACCGAGTCGCAGCCCGAGCGAGAAGGCGCGACGAGCTTACGCTCCAGTTTTGGAGAAGACGCGGCTGGCCGGTTCCGGCGGAAGCGTGGATTCCCGATCGGGAAGCGCGAGCCCGGATCGAGGATGCGGCAACAGAAGCTTCTTTCATCGAGGCGGGAGCGATCGATCCAGCGTGGAGAGACTTCGAATATCGACGAACCGCGATTCTCTTCGATCTAGCAAGGAAATGAACGATCACGAGAAGGACAGCGACAAGGATCTCGTGGACGGCGAGGTACGAGCCGAGGAGGACAATGAACCACCTGGACCAGCCCCGGGCAGCAGACCCTCGTCGCCGGCTAATTCTCTGG GAATCGGTGATCCATTGGTGGCATCGAGGCTATCAAACATTCATGGCGGAGGAGGTAGTACAGGATCGGTGGAATTAGCTAGCACAAGGAGACTTCGACTGGAGAACGAACGCCTGGTAGCTGAGGTAGCGAGATTGAGAAGATTGTTATTCACCGGAGCGGGACGCGGAGAAGTCGGCTCGGAGGATGCTGCCCTGGAAGAGGAGGCTCGATTCGTTGCACTCGAAATGGAACTGCAACACGCCAAAGAAGCTCTGCAAGCCCTGAAGGCTGATCGTAAGAGGCTGAAAGCTGAAAAGTTCGATCTTCTTAATCAAATGAAGGCACTTTACGGCACCCTCGAGGACAAAGAAAGAGAACTTCGAGACTTTATAAGAAACTACGAACAG ATGCGGGAGAACGAGGCGACGTTAGGACGCCTTCAGCAGCAAGGATCCGGCATACCTTCGGAGGAACGTGAAcgggagagagaaagggaacGTTGGAGTCTTTTAAGGGCGGCAAGGGACGAAGCGGATCGAAGCCTCAGCCTGGCGGCTAGTTTGGCCGACAAAGAGGCCGCCCTTTCGCACGCACACGCGACGATTAAAGAG TTGCAGCGTCAATTGGCGGAAAGAGGCGGAGGCGGTGGTATCTGCTTGAGCGACCAGGAATCCTTGGTCTCGTTCCCGAGGGGTAGCGTGAACGGGGCGGCAACACCGGGAGCCGGAAGCagcagcggcggtggcggcTGCGGTATCATCCCTCATATGAATTCTCAACCACCGTTAGGAAGCACCGAGCTAGGAGTGACCGTTGGGAACGTAGGGAATGCGGCAGGTGTTGGTTCCTCCGGTGGTCAGGCTGGCGATCGAGGAAGTTGCAGCGCGGATAGCGGTGTTCGTGGATCCAGTGACCGAGAAAGCGGTGGCGCCACGAGCGTGGGTGGAAATCTTTCCGATTCGACCACCGATGGTAAGAAAA GCACACCGACAATTACAGTCGAGGGAAGCGGTCTCGACATGGACAGCATCTCCGTGGTTTCCTCCATTGCACCATCCCACATATACCAGT CAGCGACTACACCGAAAGATTGCAGCCCGACGTTGTCGCCTCTGAACGCGTTCTCCAGGTCCATGGACAACTCCTCGTTATCGCGATCCGTCGAGCAGTTGTCGAGCCCGTTGGAATCCGAACCGAGAAGAAACAAGCAGAGTACACCTGTCGCTGCACCTGCTGCGCACTCGCGATCCTCTGCAACTCGGGGAGGCACTTGGGGCTCTATTTCTAG AGTATTCGCGCGTTCGCGGCATCGAAAGGCGGCCAACAACTCGAGCGGAGGAAGCGGAAGCAACGAAGGTTCGGATGGTTTCGATCCTTACCGGTCGTGGTCGCCTCTCACGGAAGAAGGCTACGCCGAGAAGCTTCGTTTGCTCAGAGAAGCCGCATCCGTGCCTATGGAACGATGGAGAGCACCAACCGTGCTCGCCTGGTTGGAGGTTGCTCTTGGAATGCCGCAATACGGGCCTCGATGCgctgaaaatattaaatccgGCAAA GTCTTGCTGGAACTGAACGACCAAGAATTAGAAGCTGGTCTAGGTGTGACACACCCCCTACACAGGAAGAAACTACGTTTAGCCATAGAAGAACACAGACATCCGAGTCTTGTTCGATATCCCTGTATTGCTCAACTGGGTCATACTTGGGTTAGCTCCGAATGGTTACCCGATCTTGGTCTCGCTCAGTATTCCGAAAGTTTCGCCACCAACATGGTGGACGCGAGGATGCTCGATCATCTGAGCAAAAAAGAGTTGGAGAAGTTGCTCGGGGTGACTAGAAAGTTTCACCAGGCCAGCATCGTGCACGGCATTCATCTGTTGCGGATGCTCAACTATGATCgtcaa GCACTCGCGATAAGAAGACATCAGTGCGAACAGGTCGACACGGATCCGCTGGTTTGGACGAATCAGAGGTTCATTCGGTGGGCAAGGAACATTGATCTAACGGAATACGCGGAGAACTTGAAAG ATTCAGGCGTACACGGTGCTCTCGTCGTGCTGGAACCATCATTCACCGGTGACACGATGGCCACAGCCCTGGGCATACCACCTGCGAAACACATGATCAGACGACACCTGACTGCCGAATTGGAAGCTCTCGTCGTTCCAGCAAG AGGTCAGCTGGAGGTGGTCCCGAGGAACAGCACAGCCGGAGGTCGTCCTATGAGCACCGTGAGCGCGGGCGGTAGCCTCGGTCGTGGAAGCAGGGCCCTTCATCTTCAGCATCATCAGAGCTCCCTGTCCGCCCTTCATATGACGGCCAATCACTCGGGAACGGTCGATAGACGCAGATCCAGCCTGAGG ACCTGCAGTCTTCTTTACTTGAAAAAG TTGTCGTGGAAGAGCTCACAG GGATCGTTGAGTCGAGCGTTTGGTTTACGACCGAGAAGCGAGAAGGCATCGCCATCGTCCTCGTCGGATACCGGAAGTTTGGCCAGCCAGTACATGAGCAGCGCCCGCAGCAATTCACCGCCCCCGCCTCAATTACCGCCACGACCGATAACCAGCAACAAGAGGCATCGTCGCGTGAAAAGCATCGGCGACATCGACTACATAACCAGCCCGGCTGTGAGCACGCCTGTCTGA
- the LOC114876306 gene encoding liprin-beta-2 isoform X6: MSAAVENGVEASKPRGVFSRAFAKRAQPFEEALTTLNRLNKEGEALALQDDLTTHPTLALMRRILADAQAKFRVMVEENAATGARLDGELERARGECAVLRGELRDVRGALPVVLNNNNGAASNLAAGNSNNNPTGNATASPGQESSNELQQQQSQDDGKRLSAGSSPVDKRSSASDKSASPIEKRSSPVDRKDRSSPIDRRGSPIEKRNGSPSRSPSEKARRAYAPVLEKTRLAGSGGSVDSRSGSASPDRGCGNRSFFHRGGSDRSSVERLRISTNRDSLRSSKEMNDHEKDSDKDLVDGEVRAEEDNEPPGPAPGSRPSSPANSLGIGDPLVASRLSNIHGGGGSTGSVELASTRRLRLENERLVAEVARLRRLLFTGAGRGEVGSEDAALEEEARFVALEMELQHAKEALQALKADRKRLKAEKFDLLNQMKALYGTLEDKERELRDFIRNYEQRMRENEATLGRLQQQGSGIPSEERERERERERWSLLRAARDEADRSLSLAASLADKEAALSHAHATIKELQRQLAERGGGGGICLSDQESLVSFPRGSVNGAATPGAGSSSGGGGCGIIPHMNSQPPLGSTELGVTVGNVGNAAGVGSSGGQAGDRGSCSADSGVRGSSDRESGGATSVGGNLSDSTTDGKKSTPTITVEGSGLDMDSISVVSSIAPSHIYQSATTPKDCSPTLSPLNAFSRSMDNSSLSRSVEQLSSPLESEPRRNKQSTPVAAPAAHSRSSATRGGTWGSISRVFARSRHRKAANNSSGGSGSNEGSDGFDPYRSWSPLTEEGYAEKLRLLREAASVPMERWRAPTVLAWLEVALGMPQYGPRCAENIKSGKVLLELNDQELEAGLGVTHPLHRKKLRLAIEEHRHPSLVRYPCIAQLGHTWVSSEWLPDLGLAQYSESFATNMVDARMLDHLSKKELEKLLGVTRKFHQASIVHGIHLLRMLNYDRQALAIRRHQCEQVDTDPLVWTNQRFIRWARNIDLTEYAENLKDSGVHGALVVLEPSFTGDTMATALGIPPAKHMIRRHLTAELEALVVPARGQLEVVPRNSTAGGRPMSTVSAGGSLGRGSRALHLQHHQSSLSALHMTANHSGTVDRRRSSLRLSWKSSQGSLSRAFGLRPRSEKASPSSSSDTGSLASQYMSSARSNSPPPPQLPPRPITSNKRHRRVKSIGDIDYITSPAVSTPV; the protein is encoded by the exons GCAAAATTTCGCGTGATGGTGGAGGAGAACGCAGCGACGGGCGCCCGGCTGGACGGGGAGCTGGAACGAGCTAGGGGCGAGTGCGCCGTGCTCCGTGGCGAGTTAAGGGATGTTCGCGGCGCTTTACCGGTCGTGTTGAACAACAACAACGGGGCGGCTAGCAACCTAGCTGCcggcaacagcaacaacaatcCGACCGGAAACGCGACCGCCAGTCCCGGACAGGAAAGTAGCAACGAGCTACAGCAGCAACAGTCGCAAGATGATGGAAAGAGACTGAGCGCCGGTAGCAGCCCCGTCGATAAGCGAAGCTCGGCCAGCGATAAATCGGCCAGTCCTATAGAAAAAAGGAGCAGTCCTGTGGATAGGAAGGACAGAAGCAGCCCTATCGATCGACGCGGCAGCCCCATAG AGAAACGGAATGGTTCACCGAGTCGCAGCCCGAGCGAGAAGGCGCGACGAGCTTACGCTCCAGTTTTGGAGAAGACGCGGCTGGCCGGTTCCGGCGGAAGCGTGGATTCCCGATCGGGAAGCGCGAGCCCGGATCGAGGATGCGGCAACAGAAGCTTCTTTCATCGAGGCGGGAGCGATCGATCCAGCGTGGAGAGACTTCGAATATCGACGAACCGCGATTCTCTTCGATCTAGCAAGGAAATGAACGATCACGAGAAGGACAGCGACAAGGATCTCGTGGACGGCGAGGTACGAGCCGAGGAGGACAATGAACCACCTGGACCAGCCCCGGGCAGCAGACCCTCGTCGCCGGCTAATTCTCTGG GAATCGGTGATCCATTGGTGGCATCGAGGCTATCAAACATTCATGGCGGAGGAGGTAGTACAGGATCGGTGGAATTAGCTAGCACAAGGAGACTTCGACTGGAGAACGAACGCCTGGTAGCTGAGGTAGCGAGATTGAGAAGATTGTTATTCACCGGAGCGGGACGCGGAGAAGTCGGCTCGGAGGATGCTGCCCTGGAAGAGGAGGCTCGATTCGTTGCACTCGAAATGGAACTGCAACACGCCAAAGAAGCTCTGCAAGCCCTGAAGGCTGATCGTAAGAGGCTGAAAGCTGAAAAGTTCGATCTTCTTAATCAAATGAAGGCACTTTACGGCACCCTCGAGGACAAAGAAAGAGAACTTCGAGACTTTATAAGAAACTACGAACAG CGGATGCGGGAGAACGAGGCGACGTTAGGACGCCTTCAGCAGCAAGGATCCGGCATACCTTCGGAGGAACGTGAAcgggagagagaaagggaacGTTGGAGTCTTTTAAGGGCGGCAAGGGACGAAGCGGATCGAAGCCTCAGCCTGGCGGCTAGTTTGGCCGACAAAGAGGCCGCCCTTTCGCACGCACACGCGACGATTAAAGAG TTGCAGCGTCAATTGGCGGAAAGAGGCGGAGGCGGTGGTATCTGCTTGAGCGACCAGGAATCCTTGGTCTCGTTCCCGAGGGGTAGCGTGAACGGGGCGGCAACACCGGGAGCCGGAAGCagcagcggcggtggcggcTGCGGTATCATCCCTCATATGAATTCTCAACCACCGTTAGGAAGCACCGAGCTAGGAGTGACCGTTGGGAACGTAGGGAATGCGGCAGGTGTTGGTTCCTCCGGTGGTCAGGCTGGCGATCGAGGAAGTTGCAGCGCGGATAGCGGTGTTCGTGGATCCAGTGACCGAGAAAGCGGTGGCGCCACGAGCGTGGGTGGAAATCTTTCCGATTCGACCACCGATGGTAAGAAAA GCACACCGACAATTACAGTCGAGGGAAGCGGTCTCGACATGGACAGCATCTCCGTGGTTTCCTCCATTGCACCATCCCACATATACCAGT CAGCGACTACACCGAAAGATTGCAGCCCGACGTTGTCGCCTCTGAACGCGTTCTCCAGGTCCATGGACAACTCCTCGTTATCGCGATCCGTCGAGCAGTTGTCGAGCCCGTTGGAATCCGAACCGAGAAGAAACAAGCAGAGTACACCTGTCGCTGCACCTGCTGCGCACTCGCGATCCTCTGCAACTCGGGGAGGCACTTGGGGCTCTATTTCTAG AGTATTCGCGCGTTCGCGGCATCGAAAGGCGGCCAACAACTCGAGCGGAGGAAGCGGAAGCAACGAAGGTTCGGATGGTTTCGATCCTTACCGGTCGTGGTCGCCTCTCACGGAAGAAGGCTACGCCGAGAAGCTTCGTTTGCTCAGAGAAGCCGCATCCGTGCCTATGGAACGATGGAGAGCACCAACCGTGCTCGCCTGGTTGGAGGTTGCTCTTGGAATGCCGCAATACGGGCCTCGATGCgctgaaaatattaaatccgGCAAA GTCTTGCTGGAACTGAACGACCAAGAATTAGAAGCTGGTCTAGGTGTGACACACCCCCTACACAGGAAGAAACTACGTTTAGCCATAGAAGAACACAGACATCCGAGTCTTGTTCGATATCCCTGTATTGCTCAACTGGGTCATACTTGGGTTAGCTCCGAATGGTTACCCGATCTTGGTCTCGCTCAGTATTCCGAAAGTTTCGCCACCAACATGGTGGACGCGAGGATGCTCGATCATCTGAGCAAAAAAGAGTTGGAGAAGTTGCTCGGGGTGACTAGAAAGTTTCACCAGGCCAGCATCGTGCACGGCATTCATCTGTTGCGGATGCTCAACTATGATCgtcaa GCACTCGCGATAAGAAGACATCAGTGCGAACAGGTCGACACGGATCCGCTGGTTTGGACGAATCAGAGGTTCATTCGGTGGGCAAGGAACATTGATCTAACGGAATACGCGGAGAACTTGAAAG ATTCAGGCGTACACGGTGCTCTCGTCGTGCTGGAACCATCATTCACCGGTGACACGATGGCCACAGCCCTGGGCATACCACCTGCGAAACACATGATCAGACGACACCTGACTGCCGAATTGGAAGCTCTCGTCGTTCCAGCAAG AGGTCAGCTGGAGGTGGTCCCGAGGAACAGCACAGCCGGAGGTCGTCCTATGAGCACCGTGAGCGCGGGCGGTAGCCTCGGTCGTGGAAGCAGGGCCCTTCATCTTCAGCATCATCAGAGCTCCCTGTCCGCCCTTCATATGACGGCCAATCACTCGGGAACGGTCGATAGACGCAGATCCAGCCTGAGG TTGTCGTGGAAGAGCTCACAG GGATCGTTGAGTCGAGCGTTTGGTTTACGACCGAGAAGCGAGAAGGCATCGCCATCGTCCTCGTCGGATACCGGAAGTTTGGCCAGCCAGTACATGAGCAGCGCCCGCAGCAATTCACCGCCCCCGCCTCAATTACCGCCACGACCGATAACCAGCAACAAGAGGCATCGTCGCGTGAAAAGCATCGGCGACATCGACTACATAACCAGCCCGGCTGTGAGCACGCCTGTCTGA